A genomic segment from Bradyrhizobium diazoefficiens USDA 110 encodes:
- the rsmI gene encoding 16S rRNA (cytidine(1402)-2'-O)-methyltransferase, whose amino-acid sequence MRAKPAPINTPEGPDAAPRGFSIDAHRLAAPKAAAGLYLVATPIGNLGDITLRALQTLAGVDVIACEDTRITRRLTERYDISAQLKPYHEHNAEAARPKILERLSQGGSIALVSDAGTPLISDPGFKLVREVCAAGHAVYALPGPSSVLAALSVAALPTDRFFFEGFLPAKSAARRSRLAELARIDATLVMFESGNRVQDTLADLAEIMGTREAAICRELTKLHEEISRATLTELAREADALETRGEFVLVIAPPAADAEMLTSHALDDLLRAQLATHSVKDAVAHAVELSGRPRREVYARALELAKDLRGGDGEA is encoded by the coding sequence ATGCGCGCAAAGCCGGCCCCGATAAATACGCCTGAAGGCCCAGACGCCGCCCCGCGCGGCTTCTCCATCGACGCCCATCGTCTTGCGGCGCCGAAAGCGGCCGCCGGCCTTTACCTGGTCGCGACCCCGATCGGCAATCTCGGCGACATCACGCTGCGCGCGCTTCAGACGCTCGCGGGGGTCGACGTCATCGCCTGCGAGGACACCCGCATCACGCGGCGCCTGACCGAGCGCTACGACATTTCGGCGCAGCTCAAGCCCTATCACGAGCACAATGCCGAGGCGGCGCGCCCGAAGATCCTGGAGCGGCTTTCGCAGGGCGGCTCGATCGCGCTGGTGTCGGACGCCGGCACGCCGCTGATCTCCGATCCCGGCTTCAAGCTGGTGCGCGAGGTGTGCGCCGCCGGCCATGCCGTCTACGCGCTGCCCGGCCCCTCCTCGGTGCTGGCGGCGCTGTCGGTCGCCGCGCTGCCGACCGACCGCTTCTTCTTCGAGGGCTTTCTGCCGGCAAAATCCGCCGCGCGCCGCTCGCGCCTTGCCGAGCTTGCCCGCATCGATGCGACGCTGGTGATGTTCGAGTCCGGCAACCGCGTGCAGGACACGCTCGCCGATCTCGCCGAGATCATGGGGACGCGCGAGGCCGCGATCTGCCGCGAGCTGACGAAGCTGCACGAGGAGATTTCGCGCGCGACGTTGACCGAGCTGGCACGCGAGGCAGATGCGCTGGAGACGCGCGGCGAGTTCGTGCTGGTGATCGCACCGCCTGCGGCGGACGCCGAGATGCTGACATCGCATGCGCTCGACGACCTGCTGCGCGCGCAGCTGGCGACGCACAGCGTCAAGGACGCCGTGGCCCATGCCGTCGAGCTGTCCGGCCGGCCGCGGCGCGAGGTCTATGCCCGCGCACTCGAGCTCGCAAAAGATTTGCGGGGCGGCGATGGCGAAGCCTGA
- a CDS encoding YifB family Mg chelatase-like AAA ATPase yields the protein MVQRVSTVAFEGIEARAVDVQVQVAPGLPAFAIVGLPDKAVSEARERVRSALIASGLALPARRIIVNLAPADLPKEGSHYDLPIALGLMAAIGAIPPDALTGFTVLGELGLDGSIAPVAGVLPAAIGANVREEGLICPAACGSEAAWASPDIQIIAAQSLIQIANHFKGTQVLSRPSPKVHEAAASKLDLRDIKGQESAKRALEIAAAGGHHLLMIGAPGAGKSMLAARLPSILPPLSPGELLEVSMIASVAGEIEGGALTARRPFRSPHHSASMAALTGGGMRAKPGEISLAHQGVLFLDELPEFDPRVLDSLRQPLENGEVSVSRANHRVTYPARFMLVAAMNPCRCGNAFEPGYACKRGRIDRCTGDYQARISGPLMDRIDLRIEVPAVTAADLILPPPAEGSAEVAARVAAARDIQLARYADIGLPNVRTNAEAPASVLEDIAKPDAQGAKLLRDAAETMRLSARGYHRVLRVARTLADLDGADKIGRLHLAEALSYRALAEDVRQMA from the coding sequence ATGGTTCAACGGGTTTCTACCGTCGCCTTTGAAGGGATCGAGGCCCGCGCGGTCGACGTGCAGGTGCAGGTCGCGCCGGGCCTGCCGGCCTTTGCCATCGTCGGCCTGCCGGACAAGGCGGTGTCCGAGGCGCGCGAGCGGGTCCGCTCGGCGCTGATCGCCTCGGGCCTGGCGCTGCCGGCGCGGCGGATCATCGTCAATCTGGCCCCCGCCGATCTGCCCAAGGAAGGCAGCCATTACGACCTGCCGATCGCACTCGGGCTGATGGCGGCAATCGGCGCGATTCCGCCGGATGCGCTGACCGGCTTCACCGTGCTCGGCGAGCTCGGCCTCGACGGCTCGATCGCGCCTGTGGCCGGCGTTCTTCCCGCCGCGATCGGCGCCAATGTGCGCGAGGAAGGCTTGATCTGTCCGGCCGCCTGCGGCTCCGAAGCGGCCTGGGCGAGCCCGGACATCCAGATCATCGCCGCACAATCGCTGATCCAGATCGCCAACCACTTCAAGGGCACGCAGGTGCTGTCGCGGCCTTCGCCGAAAGTGCACGAAGCCGCCGCCTCAAAGCTCGACCTGCGCGACATCAAGGGCCAGGAAAGCGCCAAGCGGGCGCTGGAGATCGCGGCCGCCGGCGGACATCACCTGTTGATGATCGGCGCACCCGGCGCCGGCAAGTCGATGCTGGCGGCGCGCCTGCCCTCGATCCTGCCGCCGCTGTCGCCGGGCGAGCTGCTGGAGGTCTCGATGATCGCCTCCGTCGCCGGCGAGATCGAGGGCGGCGCGCTGACCGCGCGGCGCCCGTTCCGCTCGCCGCATCATTCCGCCAGCATGGCCGCGCTCACCGGCGGCGGGATGCGCGCAAAACCCGGCGAGATCTCGCTGGCGCATCAGGGCGTGCTGTTCCTCGACGAGCTGCCGGAGTTCGATCCGCGCGTGCTGGATTCGCTGCGCCAGCCGCTGGAGAACGGCGAGGTCTCGGTGTCCCGCGCCAATCATCGCGTCACCTACCCTGCCCGCTTCATGCTGGTCGCGGCGATGAATCCCTGCCGCTGCGGCAACGCGTTCGAGCCCGGCTATGCCTGCAAGCGCGGCCGCATCGATCGCTGCACCGGCGACTACCAGGCGCGCATCTCGGGGCCTTTGATGGACCGCATCGACTTGCGCATCGAGGTTCCGGCGGTGACCGCAGCCGACCTGATCCTGCCGCCGCCGGCGGAGGGATCGGCCGAGGTCGCCGCACGCGTGGCGGCGGCGCGCGACATCCAGCTTGCGCGCTACGCGGATATCGGCCTGCCGAACGTCCGCACCAATGCCGAGGCGCCCGCCTCGGTGCTGGAAGACATCGCAAAGCCGGACGCGCAAGGCGCCAAGCTGCTGCGCGACGCCGCCGAGACCATGCGGCTGTCGGCGCGCGGCTATCACCGCGTGCTGCGCGTGGCGCGCACGCTCGCCGACCTCGATGGCGCGGACAAGATCGGCCGGCTGCATCTCGCCGAAGCGCTGTCCTACCGCGCACTCGCAGAGGATGTGCGCCAGATGGCGTGA
- a CDS encoding CpaD family pilus assembly protein, whose product MTKTMADRRRGLSVALVLTGLSVMLGACNTTGEIVTQTVPTDYRQRHPIAVQEAKKSIVIFVGKARGGLSAAQQSDVAGTARDWVREGTGSVVVDVPIGSANSRAAATTYHEIRSVLASGGVPSRAIVQHPYRPEDPGLLPTIRLSYSRIAAVAGPCGLWPEDVGPSILDPGYNENQPYFNLGCASQRNLAAMIDNPADLEQPRAETPVYTARRDIAFDRYRKGAAIATPSPEADKAKLSDTGK is encoded by the coding sequence ATGACGAAGACCATGGCCGATCGACGTCGCGGCTTAAGCGTCGCGCTGGTGCTGACGGGACTCTCCGTCATGCTGGGTGCGTGCAACACCACGGGCGAGATCGTCACCCAGACGGTGCCGACCGATTATCGCCAGCGCCATCCGATCGCGGTGCAGGAAGCCAAGAAGTCGATCGTGATTTTCGTCGGCAAGGCGAGAGGCGGCCTCTCGGCCGCACAGCAGTCCGACGTCGCGGGCACCGCCCGGGACTGGGTGCGCGAAGGCACCGGGTCCGTCGTCGTCGACGTGCCGATCGGCAGCGCGAATTCGCGTGCCGCCGCGACGACCTATCATGAGATCCGTTCCGTGCTCGCATCCGGCGGCGTGCCGTCGCGCGCCATCGTCCAGCATCCCTATCGGCCCGAGGATCCCGGACTGCTGCCGACCATCCGCCTGAGCTATTCGCGCATCGCCGCGGTCGCCGGCCCCTGCGGGCTGTGGCCCGAAGACGTCGGTCCGTCCATCCTCGACCCCGGCTACAACGAGAACCAGCCGTACTTCAATCTGGGCTGCGCCAGCCAGCGCAACCTCGCGGCGATGATCGACAACCCCGCCGACCTCGAGCAGCCGCGTGCCGAAACGCCGGTCTATACCGCACGTCGCGACATCGCCTTCGATCGCTATCGCAAGGGCGCGGCGATCGCGACTCCCAGCCCCGAGGCCGACAAGGCCAAGCTCAGCGACACAGGCAAATGA
- a CDS encoding penicillin-binding protein activator, producing MLGPRHPKSPDPGPQSSGATRRSALGLLLGAPLLSACAGVQQSLSQFSNPFSSSSTPPAQPAGPPQQATTAGTGGVKVAVILPLSAAGNAGLAAQSMRNAAEMALAEFQNPNIQLLIKDDNGSPQGAQAGAQQAIDEGAEIILGPLFAQSVPAVAQVARTRGISVIAFSTDSSIAGRGVYLLSFLPESDVNRIVEYSASMGKRSVAVLVPDNAYGNVVEAAVKAAVPRRGGRIVAFEKYGADRATPARAVAQQLGSADALFIADDGDAVVTVADAMTAAGANLRNIQLLGTGLWDNPRVYANASLQGGLYAAPDPAGFRAFSGRYRTKYGAEPIRTATLAYDAVALVAALARTQGTTRFSSDVLTNPSGFAGIDGLFRFRADGTNERGLAVMKVTTGGGVAVAGSPKSFGA from the coding sequence ATGCTGGGCCCGCGTCATCCAAAATCTCCCGATCCGGGGCCCCAATCGTCGGGTGCGACCCGGCGGAGCGCGCTCGGCCTGTTGCTCGGTGCGCCCTTGCTGTCGGCCTGCGCCGGCGTGCAGCAGAGCCTGAGCCAGTTCTCTAATCCCTTCAGCAGCTCCTCTACGCCCCCGGCTCAGCCGGCCGGGCCGCCGCAACAGGCCACCACCGCCGGCACCGGCGGGGTGAAGGTTGCCGTGATCCTGCCGCTCTCGGCCGCCGGCAACGCCGGCCTCGCCGCGCAATCCATGCGCAACGCCGCCGAGATGGCGCTGGCCGAATTCCAGAATCCGAACATCCAGCTCCTGATCAAGGACGACAACGGCAGCCCGCAAGGCGCGCAGGCCGGTGCGCAGCAGGCGATCGACGAAGGCGCCGAGATCATTTTGGGACCGCTGTTCGCGCAGTCGGTGCCGGCGGTGGCGCAGGTCGCGCGCACGCGCGGCATTTCCGTGATCGCGTTCTCGACCGATTCCAGCATCGCCGGCCGCGGCGTCTATCTGCTCTCATTCCTGCCGGAGTCCGACGTCAATCGCATCGTCGAATATTCCGCCAGCATGGGAAAACGCTCCGTCGCCGTGCTCGTGCCCGACAATGCCTATGGCAATGTGGTCGAGGCCGCGGTGAAGGCGGCGGTGCCGCGGCGCGGCGGCCGCATCGTCGCGTTCGAGAAATACGGCGCCGACCGCGCCACGCCGGCGCGCGCCGTGGCGCAGCAGCTCGGCAGCGCGGATGCGCTGTTCATCGCCGATGACGGCGATGCGGTGGTGACGGTCGCCGATGCGATGACGGCCGCCGGCGCGAACTTGCGCAACATCCAGCTGCTCGGCACCGGCCTGTGGGACAATCCGCGCGTCTACGCGAATGCGAGCCTGCAAGGCGGCCTCTACGCGGCGCCCGATCCCGCCGGCTTCCGCGCCTTCTCCGGCCGCTACCGCACCAAATACGGCGCCGAGCCGATTCGCACCGCAACGCTCGCCTATGACGCGGTCGCCCTCGTCGCCGCGCTCGCGCGCACGCAGGGCACCACCCGTTTCTCGTCCGACGTGCTCACCAACCCCTCGGGCTTTGCCGGCATCGACGGCCTATTCCGCTTCCGCGCCGACGGCACCAACGAACGCGGCCTTGCGGTGATGAAGGTGACGACCGGCGGCGGCGTCGCGGTCGCGGGTTCGCCGAAGAGTTTTGGGGCTTAG
- the cpaB gene encoding Flp pilus assembly protein CpaB, protein MNTARIVVLVIALGAGGVAAYLASGYDNKPAPALPVAEKLPTVEVLVAKNDIQLGQAVKPEDLQWQSWPAATASGAFIRRDSRPEAQTQIAGSIARVPLMQGEPIREQKLVRAEGSGFMAAILPSGMRAVSTDVTAETSAGGFILPNDRVDIVLTRRLKNPDVNGPTAGNDLILSEVILTNIRVLAIDQAPKEKDGQNAVVGKTVTLELKPDQVATLTAARQGGTLQLALRSIVDANATELTAEDLAIKRSGGVNVIRYGVQVRQLTSQK, encoded by the coding sequence ATGAATACCGCACGCATTGTCGTTCTCGTCATCGCACTGGGCGCCGGCGGCGTCGCTGCGTATCTGGCGAGCGGCTACGACAACAAGCCCGCGCCCGCGCTTCCCGTCGCCGAGAAGCTGCCGACGGTTGAGGTTCTCGTCGCGAAAAACGATATCCAGCTTGGCCAGGCCGTGAAGCCAGAGGACCTGCAATGGCAGTCCTGGCCGGCGGCAACCGCCAGCGGCGCCTTCATCCGCCGCGACAGCAGGCCCGAGGCGCAGACCCAGATCGCCGGCTCGATCGCGCGCGTGCCGTTGATGCAGGGCGAGCCGATCCGCGAGCAGAAGCTGGTGCGGGCCGAGGGCTCCGGCTTCATGGCCGCGATTCTGCCGTCGGGCATGCGCGCCGTTTCCACCGACGTTACAGCCGAGACCAGCGCCGGCGGCTTCATCCTGCCGAACGACCGCGTCGACATCGTCCTGACCCGCCGCCTGAAGAATCCCGACGTCAACGGCCCGACCGCCGGCAACGACCTCATCCTGTCCGAGGTCATCCTGACCAACATCCGCGTGCTCGCGATCGACCAGGCACCGAAGGAAAAGGACGGCCAGAACGCCGTGGTCGGCAAGACCGTCACGCTCGAGCTCAAGCCGGACCAGGTCGCAACGCTCACCGCGGCGCGCCAGGGCGGCACGCTCCAGCTTGCGCTGCGGAGCATCGTCGATGCCAACGCAACCGAACTCACGGCCGAGGACCTGGCGATCAAGCGTTCCGGCGGAGTCAACGTGATCCGCTACGGCGTCCAGGTGCGACAACTGACGTCACAGAAGTGA
- a CDS encoding YraN family protein produces MAKPEGGAEPKVASPERVAAFRTGISAESRAAAYLMAKGYRILAKRYRTPHGEIDIVARRRNLIAFVEVKARASLDDAAYAVTPRQQQRIIDAAQGWLAAHPEHAEFELRFDAMLIAPRSLPRHVLAAFDAST; encoded by the coding sequence ATGGCGAAGCCTGAGGGCGGAGCGGAACCGAAAGTCGCCTCGCCCGAGCGCGTCGCCGCGTTCCGCACCGGCATCTCTGCGGAGAGCCGCGCCGCCGCCTATCTCATGGCCAAAGGCTATCGCATTCTCGCCAAGCGCTATCGCACCCCGCATGGCGAAATCGACATCGTGGCGCGCCGGCGCAATTTGATCGCCTTCGTCGAGGTCAAGGCACGCGCCAGCCTCGATGATGCGGCCTATGCGGTGACGCCGCGCCAGCAGCAGCGCATCATCGATGCCGCGCAAGGCTGGCTCGCAGCGCATCCCGAGCATGCCGAATTCGAATTGCGATTCGACGCCATGCTGATTGCGCCGCGATCACTTCCACGCCATGTGTTGGCAGCATTCGACGCCTCGACCTGA
- a CDS encoding tetratricopeptide repeat protein — protein sequence MSKRLSLASRPARYLLSALVLLALGGCQTTGIEDITGALGGKSEAASKADGKPDMDALRERYRAKPSDPNVALDYGKALRESGQSAQAVAVLEQAVLGHPRNKALLAGYGRALADNGNFQQAFDVLSRAHTPEDPDWRILSAQGAALDQLGRNEEAQQYYATALKIVPDEPQVLSNLGLSYVLQNNLPKAEQVLGRAHQRNQNDARIRANLALVLGLQGREAEAEILVKADLPPDQAAAKITALRQLLAKKQQQRAEK from the coding sequence ATGTCCAAGCGTTTGTCCCTTGCCTCTCGCCCGGCGAGATATCTGCTGTCCGCGCTTGTGCTCCTTGCCCTCGGCGGCTGTCAGACCACTGGCATCGAGGACATCACCGGCGCGCTCGGCGGCAAGTCGGAAGCCGCGAGCAAGGCAGACGGCAAGCCGGACATGGACGCACTGCGCGAGCGTTATCGCGCCAAGCCCAGCGATCCCAACGTCGCGCTCGACTACGGCAAGGCGCTGCGCGAGAGCGGGCAGAGCGCCCAGGCGGTCGCGGTGCTCGAGCAGGCCGTGCTCGGCCATCCCCGCAACAAGGCGCTGCTCGCCGGCTACGGCCGCGCGCTCGCCGACAACGGCAATTTCCAGCAGGCTTTCGACGTTCTGAGCCGCGCGCATACGCCGGAGGATCCGGACTGGCGCATCCTGTCGGCGCAGGGCGCGGCGCTCGACCAGCTCGGTCGCAACGAAGAGGCGCAGCAATATTACGCGACCGCGCTGAAGATCGTGCCGGACGAGCCGCAGGTTCTGTCCAATCTCGGCCTGTCCTATGTGCTGCAAAACAATCTGCCCAAGGCCGAACAGGTGCTCGGCCGCGCCCATCAGCGCAATCAGAACGATGCGCGGATCCGTGCCAATCTCGCGCTCGTGCTGGGATTGCAGGGCCGCGAGGCCGAGGCTGAAATCCTCGTGAAGGCAGATTTGCCGCCGGACCAGGCGGCGGCGAAGATCACGGCGTTGCGGCAGCTGCTGGCGAAGAAGCAGCAGCAGCGGGCCGAGAAGTAG
- a CDS encoding AAA family ATPase: MTSVNDEETDHPRHPEEHIAPVPRISVQAFCETDQTLAAVTAAGEDRRLAKAHLTAKEGGLAAAIEVYETMPTPNVIVIESDGTRDILEGLDDLAGVCDPGTRVVVIGNPNDTAPYRELVRRGVNDYVVGPVETIDVVRSICSLFSASEAIITGRVIAVVGAKGGVGASTVAHNVAWTIARDLALDSVVIDLDLAFGTASLDYNQDPVQGIANAVLSQDRPDTALMERLLAKCTERLSLLAAPATLDRVYDFGAEAFDAVFDTLRMTTPCIVLDVPHQWSGWTRRALINADDIVIVAEPDLANLRNTKNMLTVLKTARPNDRPPLYCINQVGMHKRAEIDVKSFAKTMESQPIAVIPFDSKLFSTAANNGQMIAEVSKSHRTTALFQNMANRLVGRGEVKKPKRSLLGPLLKKLKGRSGRASAPHRKAS, from the coding sequence ATGACGAGCGTCAACGACGAAGAAACGGACCATCCGCGGCACCCCGAGGAGCACATTGCGCCGGTTCCTCGCATCTCGGTGCAGGCCTTTTGCGAGACCGACCAGACGCTCGCCGCGGTAACCGCGGCGGGAGAGGATCGCCGGCTGGCCAAGGCGCACCTGACCGCCAAGGAAGGCGGCCTCGCCGCGGCGATCGAAGTCTATGAGACGATGCCGACGCCGAACGTGATCGTGATCGAATCCGACGGCACGCGCGACATCCTCGAGGGCCTGGACGATCTCGCCGGCGTCTGCGATCCCGGGACCCGCGTGGTCGTGATCGGCAATCCCAACGACACCGCGCCCTATCGCGAGCTGGTGCGCCGCGGCGTCAACGACTATGTGGTGGGACCGGTCGAAACGATCGACGTGGTCCGTTCGATCTGCAGCCTGTTCTCGGCGTCCGAAGCCATCATCACCGGCCGCGTCATCGCGGTGGTCGGCGCCAAGGGCGGCGTCGGCGCGTCCACCGTCGCGCACAATGTGGCCTGGACAATCGCCCGCGACCTCGCGCTCGATTCCGTCGTGATCGACCTCGACCTCGCCTTCGGCACCGCGAGCCTCGACTACAACCAGGACCCGGTGCAGGGCATCGCCAACGCAGTGCTGTCGCAGGACCGGCCCGACACGGCGCTGATGGAGCGCCTGCTCGCCAAATGCACCGAGCGCCTCAGCCTTTTGGCCGCGCCCGCCACCCTTGACCGGGTTTACGATTTCGGCGCGGAAGCCTTCGACGCGGTGTTCGACACGCTGCGCATGACCACGCCCTGCATCGTGCTCGACGTTCCCCATCAATGGTCGGGCTGGACGCGGCGCGCGCTGATCAACGCCGACGACATCGTGATCGTGGCCGAGCCCGATCTCGCGAATTTGCGCAACACCAAGAACATGCTGACCGTACTGAAGACGGCGCGGCCGAACGACCGGCCGCCGCTGTACTGCATCAACCAGGTCGGCATGCACAAGCGCGCGGAGATCGACGTCAAGTCCTTCGCCAAGACCATGGAGAGCCAGCCGATCGCGGTGATCCCGTTCGATTCGAAGCTGTTCTCGACCGCCGCCAACAACGGCCAGATGATCGCGGAGGTCTCCAAGAGCCACCGCACCACCGCGCTGTTCCAGAACATGGCGAACCGCCTTGTCGGGCGCGGCGAGGTGAAGAAGCCGAAGCGCTCGCTGCTCGGACCGCTGTTGAAGAAGCTGAAGGGCCGCTCGGGCCGCGCATCCGCGCCGCATCGCAAGGCGTCGTAG
- a CDS encoding type II and III secretion system protein family protein: MNYGDDRAGLRIRGNRARTFWAGAMLTLGLLAAPGLVSAAEAPVGDQAPLQAPDLGVASVGTIAPAKTRFLSLGVGKSVVIDLPREVKDVLVADPKIANAVIRSAQRAYIIGGQVGQTNVVFFTADGQQVAAYDIAVKRDLNGMRAALRQSLPGVQIEGIGDSVMLTGSVSSPVEAQQAGEVAAKLVGGSEKVVNNIVVRGRDQVMLKVVVGEVRRDIVKQLGVDLSASLNAGTAVVNFNNSNPFSVSGGPLVSSNGLGVTGLAKGVATVNATMRAMETAGVMRTLAEPSLTAISGESATFIAGGEFPIPGGYACDPVTHVCTTQITYKKFGISLNFTPVVLSEGRISLRVMTEVSELSNQNAISVTQAVSASQTSSVTIPSIQTRRAETTLEIPSGGSMAMAGLIQQQTKQAINGLPGVDQVPIIGALFRSQDFVNNETELMVIVTPYVVRAVAQKELSRPDDGFAPASDAQTALLGRMNRLYGIARRVDPIDGARGDFGFIID, translated from the coding sequence ATGAACTACGGGGATGATCGGGCGGGCTTGCGCATTCGGGGGAATCGCGCACGCACGTTCTGGGCGGGGGCGATGTTGACGCTGGGGCTGCTCGCAGCGCCTGGCCTCGTCAGCGCCGCCGAAGCGCCGGTCGGCGACCAGGCGCCGCTGCAGGCGCCGGATCTTGGCGTGGCATCGGTCGGGACGATCGCGCCGGCGAAGACGCGCTTCCTGTCGCTCGGCGTCGGCAAGTCGGTCGTCATCGACCTGCCCCGCGAGGTCAAGGATGTGCTGGTGGCTGATCCCAAGATCGCCAACGCGGTGATCCGCTCGGCCCAGCGCGCCTATATCATCGGCGGCCAGGTCGGTCAGACCAACGTCGTGTTCTTCACCGCCGACGGCCAGCAGGTCGCCGCCTACGACATCGCGGTGAAGCGCGACCTCAACGGCATGCGTGCCGCGCTGCGCCAGTCGTTGCCGGGCGTGCAAATTGAAGGCATCGGCGACAGCGTGATGCTGACCGGCTCGGTGTCGAGCCCGGTCGAGGCGCAGCAGGCCGGTGAAGTCGCCGCAAAGCTGGTCGGCGGCTCCGAGAAGGTGGTCAACAACATCGTGGTGCGCGGCCGCGACCAGGTGATGCTCAAGGTCGTCGTCGGCGAAGTGCGCCGCGACATCGTCAAGCAATTGGGCGTCGATCTCAGCGCCAGCCTGAACGCCGGCACCGCGGTCGTGAACTTCAACAATTCCAACCCGTTCTCGGTCTCCGGCGGCCCGCTCGTCAGCAGCAACGGGCTCGGTGTTACCGGACTCGCAAAAGGCGTGGCCACCGTCAACGCCACGATGCGGGCGATGGAAACCGCCGGCGTGATGCGGACGCTGGCCGAGCCGAGCCTGACGGCGATCTCGGGCGAATCCGCGACCTTCATCGCGGGCGGCGAATTCCCGATCCCGGGAGGATATGCCTGCGATCCGGTCACCCACGTCTGTACCACCCAGATCACCTACAAGAAGTTCGGCATCTCCCTGAACTTCACGCCGGTCGTGCTCAGCGAAGGACGTATCAGCCTGCGCGTGATGACCGAGGTCTCGGAGCTGTCGAACCAGAACGCCATCTCCGTGACACAGGCGGTGTCCGCGAGCCAGACCAGCTCGGTCACCATCCCGTCGATCCAGACCCGCCGCGCCGAGACCACGCTCGAGATTCCCTCGGGCGGCTCGATGGCGATGGCCGGCCTGATCCAGCAGCAGACCAAGCAGGCGATCAACGGCCTGCCCGGCGTCGACCAGGTGCCGATCATCGGCGCGCTGTTCCGCAGCCAGGACTTCGTCAACAACGAGACCGAGCTGATGGTGATCGTGACCCCCTATGTGGTGCGCGCGGTCGCCCAGAAGGAATTGTCGCGGCCCGACGACGGCTTCGCGCCGGCCTCGGATGCACAGACGGCGCTGCTCGGCCGCATGAACCGGCTCTATGGCATCGCGCGCCGCGTCGATCCGATCGACGGCGCCCGCGGCGATTTCGGCTTCATCATCGACTGA
- a CDS encoding PilZ domain-containing protein, translating into MLANRRRSERRVCSRLAKIHFGAGSLPRDCTITDISDGGVKVVAEFLEVPPQFTIIFAPDYSRQCRLRWRIGCEFGAEFTD; encoded by the coding sequence ATGCTTGCAAATCGCCGGAGAAGCGAACGTCGGGTGTGCAGCCGGCTCGCCAAGATTCACTTTGGCGCGGGCTCGCTGCCGCGAGATTGCACGATCACCGATATCTCGGACGGGGGCGTGAAAGTCGTGGCGGAATTCCTGGAAGTGCCGCCGCAATTCACCATCATCTTCGCGCCGGACTATTCCCGCCAATGCCGCCTGCGCTGGCGCATCGGGTGCGAGTTCGGCGCCGAGTTCACCGATTAG
- the gshB gene encoding glutathione synthase encodes MKLNVAVQMDPIARINIKGDSTFALLLEAQKRGHGLSYYTPDKLSMIGEELVAPVQLLTVRDEPGDHFTLGEPKREALNGFDVVLLRQDPPFDLAYITSTHFLERIHPKTLVVNDPASVRNAPEKLFVMNFPQLMPPTLISRDLDEINAFRDKHGAVVMKPLHGHGGAAVFRVMPQDMNFGSLFDMFTVTFKEPWVIQQFIPEVKHGDKRIILVNGEFAGAVNRVPAADDLRSNMVRGGAAQETELTPREREICATVGPALRERGLLFVGIDVINGNLTEINVTSPTGIRAIARLGGPDVAAKVWDTIEQKRAK; translated from the coding sequence ATGAAACTGAACGTCGCCGTCCAGATGGACCCCATCGCCCGCATCAATATCAAGGGCGATTCCACCTTCGCGCTGCTTCTGGAGGCGCAGAAGCGCGGCCACGGCCTGTCCTATTACACGCCCGACAAGCTCTCGATGATCGGCGAAGAGCTGGTCGCGCCGGTGCAGCTGCTGACCGTGCGCGACGAGCCCGGCGACCATTTCACCCTCGGGGAGCCCAAGCGCGAGGCACTCAACGGCTTCGACGTGGTGCTGCTGCGCCAGGACCCGCCGTTCGACCTCGCCTACATCACCTCGACGCATTTCCTGGAGCGGATTCATCCGAAGACGCTGGTCGTCAACGATCCGGCCTCGGTGCGCAACGCGCCGGAAAAGCTGTTCGTGATGAACTTTCCGCAGCTGATGCCGCCGACCCTGATCTCGCGCGACCTCGACGAGATCAACGCGTTCCGAGACAAGCACGGCGCCGTCGTGATGAAGCCGCTGCACGGCCATGGCGGCGCGGCGGTGTTCCGCGTGATGCCGCAGGACATGAATTTCGGCTCGCTGTTCGACATGTTCACGGTCACGTTCAAGGAGCCCTGGGTGATCCAGCAGTTCATCCCCGAGGTGAAGCACGGCGACAAGCGCATCATCCTGGTCAACGGCGAGTTCGCCGGCGCGGTGAACCGCGTGCCCGCTGCCGACGACCTCCGCTCCAACATGGTGCGCGGCGGCGCGGCGCAGGAGACCGAGCTCACCCCGCGCGAGCGCGAGATCTGCGCCACCGTCGGCCCGGCGCTGCGCGAACGCGGCCTGCTGTTCGTCGGCATCGACGTCATCAACGGCAACCTCACCGAGATCAACGTGACATCGCCAACGGGCATCCGCGCCATCGCGCGGCTCGGCGGCCCGGACGTGGCGGCGAAGGTCTGGGACACGATCGAGCAGAAGCGGGCGAAGTAG